cacctcccccctgcagtggtttccatcagatacagagtttactgtttggttcaatggctctcagcacccccgctatacaaatcccccccccccacacacacacacacacatctccctcccttccagagcAGCAGTTCCTTCTGCCAAGGGCATGGTGTTCAaggctcctttttccttcctgggggtgggagggagaaaaagATGGACGCGCCATGACCCCAAACCCTAAGGAGCTTAGGAAAGGAGCGGGCGCTTTAACTGTACAGCCCATGTCAGTGAACGTCAAAGAGGAGGCCAAGTAAATCCTTCGGCGATTCTGCCGGCTCTAGGTTTCCGAAAGGTCAGCGTAGCCTTTTGACCATGATCATGGATCTGTTCTTGTTTCAAGTAGGCTCCCTCCCGTCCCCCTCTGGCGAGGTGTGTGAGGATTGTATTTGGAAAAGGAGGAAACGTCTCCCTGAAACAGTGGTGGCTGATGAAGGGTTTAAACCCGTCAGAGACGTTTTGTGCCAGCCCGGCGCTGAAAGCCAGCTGATCAACCCAGCCTCAgggatggggatgcagggggagagGTGACCTCCGGGGAGCCCTTCCAGCGCAGGCGCTCAGAGAAGGCCACCCGGAGTAGGGGAGCGCAGAGGGGCTCTGGGACAGTTTGtgcagtggggggctgagagccatgaaccagactgtaaacccggtgtgtgatggaaaccaccgcaagccagggggtggggcagcacccccagcacccctagttcaaGGAGCGCATCATTTCTTCTTCCCTTTGATTCACCCATTTCCCTGGGAGACGCTCCAGCGGCGGAGCTGCAGGTCACAACGCACGTTCTGCCGAATCACAGTCCATAAAAATGATGTAAAATGGCTTTTATTGCTTCCTGCCCTAGTCGCCGCCAGGGTCTCCCTGAATGTCCGAGGAGGTGGACAGGGGAGCGCAAAGCTCGCTCAAGAATTGGCAGCCTCGCTCTTAGGTGCTCCTTGGATTATTACTTTTTTCCAAACTATGTTCGTAAATCATTTAATAATCCGGCACTCAGTCACTCGGCCCTACCTTTGAGTGGATCGTTATATTTTATGGGCTTTACTCAGAAATTAATGAAAACCTCTCACGAACTGGGGCATGAAACCTGCTCCTGATTAACACGTTCCCCAGACGTCCAGTTGGGCTCTCGGCAAAGGATGGGAGACGCGTAATGTTCTTTTCCTATGAGCTCATTCAATATACGCGGCATGGGCAGAAACGAATCTTTGAATCCCCATCTTTCCAACGTAAACAGCGTAGGTCAGATTCACTGCGTGTTATGTCACATCAATCCACAGCACTTTTCTCCCTGCCCGTTAACGTCGCAAGGCTAAGGCGAGCTGCTCTCTGCTTTCCACACCAACAAggcaacctttaaaaaaaaaaaaaaaaaaaacagatcgaGTCTTTTTCGCTCCATGGGATCCAACAACTTCTCCTTTCACAGTCCAAATTATAGACCACAGCCTTGATCCTGCATCAGGGAAgataatggaagttttgcctggaCGTCACTGCAGCAGGATCATGCCCTGTGTCTTTAATATTTAGCTACAAACCCCACTCCCCATTGCAATGTGAAACCCAGACTCGCATGTGTTTCTTTACAGAATTTACCCACTCCGGGCCAAACACCACCCTACTCTGTCAGAAGTTCCACAAGTCACTGGAGTAAGGTTCCAGTTAATATAAATAAGAGTATCAGAATCGAGCAGCCTTCAGTGATCACCGCAACGCAGAAGAATTCTACAGctctaaagggggagggggaagagtatttttaaaacaactagACTGGAATCAGATCTGACACTTTCCCTCACTCACATAGTAGGGGAAGATAGTGAAGGTCGAAGCCTCGTATGAAAATTATTGACAATGTATAAAAGCTATTTGAGCAGCAATCTCATTTGATTGGAATGTAAACCTGGGAGAgttaaaagcaaaaccaaaaaggTATTGCGTGTTTAGATCTCCGGGCAAATCTTGCTGGCCTTATTCATTGCTGTCAATGGCGTGTGGAGAGCAGGATtcggatttttattttaaatagaattaCTATGAAGCCAAAATAACTTCCAGGATAAGGCTGGTGTTCAAATGTGCACTAGAAATTGAGATTGCCCTTTACTACCAATAAACGTATTTCTCCCGTTCTGACGGATCTCGCTTCGCATCCTGGAAGATTCTGCCAAAGCAGAGTTGTCACTTATCATCAGCGTGATATATTGGAATTACACCAGATCCCTGCATCCCTGCCTAAAAGGCTCACCCCTTTCTAAACCAAGTGTGCTGCTACTCCACTGTCCTAGCCTGAGCTGTGACGGAAAACCAGACCAGACATAGAATTTGTATtttctctgctttttaaaaaatacattattattattattattattgtactcAGCGCCTGTCACGTTTTATTTACCCCGACAAAGGATGCCCGgagacaaaagattttttttttacgtCAGAGATGTTATATATTTTTGGAAGGGTCGTGTTTCCTTTAAAGAGGTGACCTATATCCTGACCGCAGTAGGGGGGTTATTTTGATGCTCCGGGAAGTTCATATAGAATTGTGCAGATCACTGACTTGGGGGGAGAAATCCTATACATTGTACTCTGGTGGAGGAAAAGCAAGATCTACCTAAAACAATAGGCAAAGAGCTATGTTCTAAATTACCGTAGGATGGCACTTGTGAAGTAGACAAAGGATAGTACAGAGTGAGTGTTTTATACAGATTCCTGTCAGTAGGTGTGTGTAATATGTATGGAGTTCCTATGATAAATGCCTGGAGGTCAGACGACATATTCTTTATATACACACATTACGTTAGTGTGAGCTATTGAAACTACAGTGGCGAATTCTGAGTCAGTAGGTACTGCTGAGTCTCTGCCCACGTGCAGTGTGATCTCTACACTACAATAATGAAGTGAAGGCGTCTGTAGGATTTCACTATTTAGCTCGCCAGCTCACAGCAAACGGGACAATTATAGGACAGTAGAGAAAGGCGCCTTTGCAACACAGCAGTTTGGACCAGTAGAACAATTAACCCTAGCTGCCTCGCATACCTAAGCCGGCTTGCTGTACAGAAGGCTGCCTTGCAAAAGTCTGTGTCAATCTTTCTGCTGCGAGCCTGTAGCCTGTTTGAGAGTCTGAAGGTGGTGTCCGGCAGCAGTCTCACATCTGGGAGAGCTAAAGGGGTCATCAGCCCACTCTCTCCCCAATCCATTTCTGTTGCTGCTTCACAAATTATCTACCATCTAGAAAGCACGCATTGCTGCATTCTAAGAGGAGACTTTCCAGGGACTTTAGCCGTGGCTTTCCCTGGAGCTCTCCTCTCTCAAACcgtgaagaggaagagagggtaTTTTAGACTCACCCAGTTCAAACAATGCATGGTATAGGCAGACTCGGGAACAGAGGCAAAAATTCTTAGGTTATAGAGTGGCTTTCCGGAAAGCTGAAAAACCCATTTCAGCGTGCTGAATAGACCAGTGCCTGGGAAACAGAAAGGCTCCAAGAGAAAATAGCAAAAGGCTGCGAGATCCGAGCAACTAACTTTCACACTTTCCATGTCACTGATGTTAGCTGGCCCTGTAGAACATTCCTGCACATTAGTTTCCACTTGAAGAATTCCAAGCACACAGATCCTGCACTTCCTCCTcaggcaaaaatcccactgaaatccagggTAAatcgaaatcaatgggagttttgcttgagtgagGCATAATAATGGGGACCCTAATACATTGTTTTCGGGCGTCTCTTTTCTCTTACTCCCCATTCTCCCTCTCCTCAACTgatttcattttaagaatactttgcTATTGTATATAGTTTTTGTGTCTCTCCGCCTTTGTACATAACCAACGAACTCCATTTCTCTCCTCTTAGTGTCTTCTACCCCAGGGTATTCCATAAAATTCCCACTGATGGGAGAAGTGTAAAACTTCTCAGACCAAGGAAACTTTCCTGCAGCAGAGAATAACGTAAAAGGGCTCGTCCTCGATATCCAAAAAGACATGGGAAAACATTCCGTcctaaaatgtaaaatgtatttactACCGGCTGCTGCTTATTTAGCACACTTTGGAAAACAGTAGAAatcctttcatttaaaacatcTTATTCTTACTGCAATTTAGGATTCTCAGCTGGGTTCATAACAAACTATTCAAGGTACACTGCCTTTAAAAGTTAGTTGCCTAAAGTGCTGCTGACTTTTTTTTACTGCAAGTAAGGTAGGCCTTTATGTTTTGTAGAGTATTTCCTTTTCTATCGTTTAGACACAGGCTGATCCGAAGAGAGCACTGATTGCTTTATGGACACACAGTCCCTATGGGAAAAGCAGTTAGATGGTTAATCTGTTACAGAGATTTTCAACTGTCAAAGTTTTCCCCCGTAGCCAAAAGAGGCATCAAATCATTGAAGGAGGACATAGGGGAGTATGCAGTTCTGAGGAAGATGGCTATAAAAAGCGTCCTGTCTGTGACATATGCGTTTGCAAAACGGAAAATCCATCCAAATAAACATTGGGATTGCAGGCCTGGTGCCAAAGGTCCAATAGAAGCCAAGAGGTCTGGGGGTTCAGGACAAAGAAAGGGCAGCAGAGTCTGGAATTGGTACTAAATCCTTCTCCCCATTCcagcccttcccctccttccttgCTTAGTCAATTCGCTTTGAAGGGACTTGTCTCCTCGGATTTTTCTTTAGGTTTTGCTGAGAGAGTCTATTGGATGATCGCTTTGGTTGATCAGCATTTTCAACTCGCGCAAAATGCAGTCATATCCCTAATGCTGAAATGTATCTGTCTATCTCAGCCTCAGCCTGTCTAGATCTATATAGATCTCGATAAATTCAGACACCCTGAAACTGACAGTGGAGAGAAAATCCTCCAGGGCTTAAGGAAACGTACTTTTACAATACTGAAGGGATTTGTTTAAGTTTCAGTCTcggatttaattgaaaaaatgcttCTCATATGCCGACCTCAgaacagggagagagggagggggagagagcctgcAGTTAAGAAGGGAGGTTTCTGAGATAGCAGTAAACATTTATCTTTCATATTTGTCTCCCATTTTCTTAACTGGTTTAAGCTATTTCATTTATCCCAAGAAGCAGAGGGGCACGGACATGAAACTGAAACCGCAGTAATGAAGAGATTTCCTAGAATAAAAACGATGATTATAGAACATAGATTATAGACTAACCATATCTGCCAAAAGTGTAATGTCCGTATACTATGGCAAAAGCAGAGCATTTGTGCTCCAAAGCTGGGTTAAGCACAGAAATCGATACACCAACCAAAATAAACATCTTCACCAACCAGCAAATGTACTTTTGTTTAATCATGGGAACCTCAAGCCGATACCAACAGCAAAAACGCGTGGAAACATTCAGTACCTTGTCTCGGACGCAGGATTCGTATGGCTAAAAATAAAGAAGACAGTAAAACTCAGACGCAGAGACCACCACTGGTGCTGCTAGTGCTCGACGATCATTTGAATTCATTGTAAATAGCACGCCTGGCTTCTTAATGATTTGTTTAAAGTAATCGTCTGCTAGGCAGAGTAAATTCCTGTCAGGTATAAGGAATCTGAAGCAATTCGTTGCCCCTTTCCCCCTATACTGATGGTAAATATGAGGTGCTTCTCTGCCCAATTGGGGCTATTTTGGTTTACTTGTGAAAGTTCTTTCTAATTTGCTTTGTAATAAAGAGATGATGCAATTGCATTTTCTTACATCGCGAGTAGAGATTTCTCCTGAAAGTTACTTTGAGcgaattccctccctcccccacataatATTGTATACTGAAATGTATCAGGTTGGGGTTATTTCACATAAAGTTATCCCCCTTATATTTAATAGAGAGAACCTATAGGAGTGTGTTGAAATATGGGCTTGAAGATTTTACAGTTCTCTGATAGTGGAATGATCTGGACATTTAAACAGATGTCTCAGAGCTTAGGAGAAAAAGAATTGCTCTCGCTGATCAGGCTCAGGGAaagattttaaatgtaaaataatatttttttttattctctgaGGAGGTAATTCCAACAAGCTCAGAAATCGCGCCTCCAAATACAATATGGGAACAACTTATACCAATGTCTTACGAAAGGTAAACAATATTGGCAATGCGAttgtgggggggcggggtcctATTAAAATGTGTGGTAAATAGTGTGGAGCTTTGTAGTGTTTTCTTAGCTGATTCTCAGGTACAATCAAGCCATTTTCGGACACATTCCCATGTATgtagcagtggtgagctggaggaAGCTGTCGACGCCTGTTCAGTTAATTTAGGTTTTCTTTGTCTAATTACTGTGGAGCTTAGGGAAAAGGAGCCGGGCTCAGGGCAGTAAACTGACACTTGGGCTCTGTGTGTGGTATCCAGGCAGAGTTTGATGGAAAAAGCCTGCTTCCACTCAACTGCAGGTCACTGTCTGAGAccagccccaaccccaaccccctccctgcgTATACCCACCAGCAAGCACTGCAAGGAGCTGcactggagacagacagacacacagtgcTTCAGGCACATTGATATGGCGTCCTGCTCGGCCCCAAACCTTTCCTTTCTCTTTGCTCCAGCATCCCTTTCTCCTCCActtccatccaccccccccccccccgccccacggcTTTAGagatcttacacacacacacagcttttgtctctctttctcccctcccttctccccttaATTCCTGGATCAGACCCTGTTTCCAAGCACGTGTAACCCTATAACGGAACCGGGGGTTTCATTGGAAATGATTTCACCAGGGGCACATCATTTTTTTGGCAATGTCTAGAGAGCTGGTTCTCGATATAAAACCCTGGCAGGCTGTCAGCGGCAATATTGCTGTCTCGGGTTCCATGCAGATACCCagtgactgacacacacacaccacacaccggAATTATTCTGCTCCTTGCTCAACATTCGTTTTGTTGCGTGGTGCGGAAAGTGAACCTGGGGCTGGTGCCGGGGCAAAGTCCACGCAAAGGTACGTTCAgatgctcccccagccccctgcggtCTCCAGGCTCTCCCCTGAGCTGCTGCTCTGTGGGAAACTCCCTCCATCCCAAGGGGGGACATTCCTTCAAGCGACAAGAGAGCATGCAATTGCCATGCCAGGAAAGAGAGAGCTCGGCACGTTACCTTTGGAGTCTGGCACACTGGCGTGTGGCTGTGGGGATTGAAATGTCTAAGTGAGGTTGATGAATGGTGTAATTGCGTGTGTTAGGGAGGGCAGCTAGAGCGATCTGgtgctgcagcgcctcctgcccagatGACGAGTGGACAGGGGCCAGCTGGAAAGGgggtggtctctctctctctgtctcgctGCTGCTGGGCTGAGTTCTCGGCGGGATTCAGGGGGGGTCTGAAGAACAAGAGCAAGATTTAAGGAACTGATAGGTGGCCgggttttgtttggctgctcAGCCGCGACGCCAAACTCGAGGGGCTCTCGTGCTTCCTCCTCTCGAAGGATCAGGCAGCGAGGGATGGCCGCCAGGTGCGGGGGGGCCACGCTGGAATGTCAGAAGCCCTGAGCTGAGCCCTCCCCAAGGCAGtgcagtgagggggcagggggcgagcCGGAGCGCAGCCTAATCCGTCCTGCCAAGTGCCTCGCTCGCCGCGGCGGAAAGGAGGGGAGCCATTGCGCAAGGGGCCTGGCGGGCGCTGCTGGGGGAGTGATGCACAGGGCGCTGCCTGCAGTCCGCAGCCgccgcctccagcagcagcactaggAGGTGCCCCGGGAGTAGCAGTTCGCCCCCTCCCCACAAGCCCATCAGGGCACCCACCCGCCCTCCGCCACCCCGCTCCAGtctcaccccacccctccattCCCTCCCTCCGCCAGATGACCACCGAgagcggccagcagcagctggagcccccggcccctctccgCTCCTGCAGCCCGGCTCCCGGAGCTCTCCAGTCCGCCTTGATGAGCCAGccgcccccctccgccctggagacctcctcctcctcctcctcctccagcaagAACAAGAAGGCGAGCTCGGGGCTGCGGCGGCCCGAGAAGCCCCCTTACTCCTACATCGCCCTCATCGTGATGGCCATCCAGAGCTCGCCCACCAAGCGGCTGACCCTGAGCGAGATCTACCAGTTCCTGCAGAGTCGCTTCCCCTTCTTCCGCGGCTCCTACCAGGGCTGGAAGAACTCGGTGCGCCACAACCTCTCGCTCAACGAGTGCTTCATCAAGCTGCCCAAGGGGCTGGGCAGACCCGGCAAAGGCCACTACTGGACCATCGACCCGGCCAGCGAGTTCATGTTCGAGGAAGGCTCCTTCCGCCGCCGGCCCCGGGGCTTCCGAAGAAAGTGCCAGGCGCTCAAGCCCATGTACCGCATGATGAACAGCATCGGCTTCAGCGCCTCCATCCTGCCTCAGGGCTTTGACTTCCAGGCGCCCTCTGCCTCCCTAGCGTGCCACGCCAACGGCTACAACCTAGACATGATGACTAACTCCATGGCCGGGGGCTACGAGGCGCTGAGCGGGGGGCATCACGCCCCTCACATGTCCCCCAACCCGGGCTCTACCTACATGGCCAGCTGCCCTGTGACTTCCAATGGGGACTACGGTCCCGACAGCAGTAGCAGCCCCGTGCCATCTTCACCCGCCCTGGCTAGTGCAATTGAATGCCATTCCCCCTACACGAGCCCGTCAGCTCACTGGACAGCATCAGGGGCATCTCCGTATATAAAGCAGCAGGCCCTTCCACCCAGTAACCCAGCCTCAGCGGGCATCCACTCCAGCATGTCCAGCTACTCTTTGGAGCAAAGCTATCTGCACCAAAACGCCAGGGAGGACCTGTCAGGTAATACCCCTTCAACTTTCATTCCTTAACGGCTGGGGCTGGTCTCTTGCTAGGATTAGAGGAGGTTCTCCAATTGCTGCCTTAGTTTGGCCAATCTGGCGGTTGACTCTGGTTTACTGAAGCTGTCAGATAAGAGCCCAGGAACAAGGGCGAGCCTGGGGCTGCTTTGTGTTTTCTCTGAAAACAGAGCTTGACAAGAGAAAACAAAACCCGGTCCGAGAAGGACAAATAGAGCTATTGTTCGTGAACATATTTGCTCTGTTTCTGGCTAAGTATGGGGAGAACAAAAATTGCCATCCACTACTGTCTTGCTATGGGTTTGGGTCTTAATCTGAACATGCCCGTTAGTGTTGTTATTACTAGTTTAGAGGTTAAAACCCAGATCCTTATCTTTATGGTATTGTCAGTTTCAACCCGTCTTGTACGTTTGTTTGATTTCTTAGCCAGAAATACTAGGAAAACCATAAAGAATTACAAATCCgtcattaaatacaaaaaatccaGGGAGATTTATAGCAGGAGTGATTTTAAAAGGTGTTTAATATTACCTCCAAAGTCTTGCAGGCTGCGGCGGTAGGAAAAACCCCGCTAATCTTTAAAAATGCAGAAGAGATTAAAGCAGATCCAATTTATTTCTACCACCAGAGGGGAAAATGTGTCTGgatttctcccctccctgcctgctctcGTGATTATAGAAAATGTATTCTTAGAAAAACTGCAAAGGGGACATTAGTGGAGAAAACAAGGCACAAAAATAGGTAAAAGATGTTAAGTTCTTAGGGGGGAATTTTCCAAATAGCCCTTTTAAATGTGGGTCTTGGAGGTTAACCAAACAAAGACAGTCTGGGCTGGACCACACCGAAGAGGATTTTAGCCTGACTTAACCCATATGAGAGCAGGGTCTTGTTCAATTTTATGGGAATTTCAACAAGTAACAAATACAGACGACCCTCTTCATtgggttccccccccctcccttcttgAAGGGCTGTCAATCATTCCTCAGTTCATCTCAGAGAATTGCACTGTAGCTTTCGATGTTAAACAATGTTTAACCTTTGTTGGCTGCTTCGCTCGCAGAGAAGCAACTTCTTAACAATGCAAACCGTTCTGGATGTTCTTTAGGAAAGGAAGGTTTAAAGTTTGCATTGGCTAAATTTATCTCAGCAGTGAAGCTGACCAAACAAAACCGCACAGTGTTAAAACCTTGAAAATAAACTCAGAGGCTGATTtgtaaagcagcagcagctacagaaaTTCAGTACTTTACAGCAGCTCCTGGGAAATGGACCTTGGTCCAGAAAACAGTACGCGAACCCTACCTCCGCAAAGAGTTTCCATCTGCCCAGGCGGAATCTGCACTTTCGAAATGCCAGATTATAGCCTCGTTTAATTGTAAATCCCGTTCTACAGATTAGATTAATTCTTCACCTTGGTTTTATGATCAGAACAATAATCTTCCTTATCCGTTTTCAGGACACACGCGTTCGCAATTGCATATTCTCGCCAACCCCCCTCGAGAAACACTTGCATAACCTTTGGACAGCTTTTAGAAATGCTTTGAGGTTTACAAATAAAAAACTTCTCCCAAAAATATAGTAAGCAACTTCAGTGGGAATGGAATCAACAGGGTCTTAGAAGTGACGTTTGTTGTCAGAGtgcaacattttaattttgaaagggACATGGAGACAATCCAagaacagttttgttttgttttcaaacaaaGGATTTTGTTCTACCGTGAAAACTCAAATATTTCCAAGAATGTGATTATTTAAATCCAGTTTCATCCTTTTAAAACGTAAAAGAAGTACAGATCCCATAGCTAGCTCGCTACTATAAATGTAGATCTAGCTTATCTATCTACGATCATTTGTGCCAAAGGGacaaattaatatttatttcagaTGTGCTAGACCAGAGGTCAAATCGTGCAATCAGTTTTTTTAACGGAatttccaattgatttcaataaatgtgttttgtttaaaaactaaTGCCATGATTTGGGCCCAGGCCTTTAGTGAAAGCAGCT
Above is a genomic segment from Emys orbicularis isolate rEmyOrb1 chromosome 2, rEmyOrb1.hap1, whole genome shotgun sequence containing:
- the FOXF2 gene encoding forkhead box protein F2, which codes for MTTESGQQQLEPPAPLRSCSPAPGALQSALMSQPPPSALETSSSSSSSSKNKKASSGLRRPEKPPYSYIALIVMAIQSSPTKRLTLSEIYQFLQSRFPFFRGSYQGWKNSVRHNLSLNECFIKLPKGLGRPGKGHYWTIDPASEFMFEEGSFRRRPRGFRRKCQALKPMYRMMNSIGFSASILPQGFDFQAPSASLACHANGYNLDMMTNSMAGGYEALSGGHHAPHMSPNPGSTYMASCPVTSNGDYGPDSSSSPVPSSPALASAIECHSPYTSPSAHWTASGASPYIKQQALPPSNPASAGIHSSMSSYSLEQSYLHQNAREDLSVGLPRYQHHSSPVCDRKDFVLNFNGISSFHPSASGSYYHHHHHQSVCQDIKPCVM